The genomic stretch ctgtttgtgtatgtttgtagaCATGAGATCGAAAAAAAATTCTGCATGATAATGTTACGTATAGATAATGCTTGTCAGAATAAAAATCAAAAGGCTTGCTTTCCTGTCCTTACAAAAAACACTACATCTGGCAAAAGTACAAAGGTTAGACTTGTTGAGTTTCTGACTCAAACACTTCACCAAATCTTAGTCCAATGGACTGCCATAATCTACTAAAACACAATCAATCTCAAACTCCTCATTTTGTCATGCAATAAAATGATATCattaattttactttttacaattgttttaaAGTTATGTTCTCGGGTTATTTATTTTTCGTGTCATTTTTTGATCTTGTAAACCAGACACTTTGTTGCAATATCTATTTACTTATTCCACTACATTACACatatttaaattaaaatgtGATAGAGccataaaatattgttattagtTTAAGGCACAACCAACAGAACTTCTAGATAGTGACAGATATGGTCCCCACTTCTGATCTAGAAGCTTCTTCTGAATAGCGCCCCTTGTGGCCAAATTAAagaatcttttgtctttctgacaTACCAGACAGATAAAATAACCAATATTACTTTATATATAATGTTAAAGTATAAGAATTTCAGGCCAGGAACTACAATTGACCTGTCAGTGTGTCAACACTAGATacaaaatcatatatatatatctatatagtTATACAGAGAATATCAACGTttgatttgtatactgtactacCTATAACATGATTTATGCTAAAAGGGCCAAGTTCACTAATTGCACCTACTCAAAATAAACTTTCGTGGATTCGAAGCATCCTTACTTAAGTTATAACAGCGTTCAAGCTGTGTGTTAATTTACCATTACATGTGTAAAATATCTTGTGTAAGTGATTCAAATATGTTGTAATTAGCAAGGCAAGTACAGTTGTGTTGTTTTACAAACACattagtatctatcaaacctcaTGATAACAAGTAAGATGTGCTGTGTCACACCGCCCTCAGTAGTCTTGATCTTGCCATGAAAGAGGTTGGCTGATGTTTGAGGACGCCCATATAGATAGTATCTTTGGTTGAATTACAATCCATTGTACTACTTGGCTGATTCACGCTGAACCATGGTTTATTGGAGTATGCAATCTTTTTGCTTTTTCCTTTTTCctgaaaatatatgaaaaggCATATCCATTCAAGGTCCAGTTAGAATTTGGATCAATATTTAGCTGTATAACAGTTTTttcaaagctatagaaaaaaaagttggtcTTGAACAAAAAAAAGTTATCCTAATGGCTCCACtaaacctgggactgaaaccctggcctttatgAATTTATCACAGATATTgccatatttaaaaggtactagCAGTATTCAGAAGTACACTTGACCATCACTTGAAAATATGAttgaacacaaattgtaatgtacaCCTTGAATTAAGatacaacttataaatgatctgatgatgtaattcaTTGGCCATGTACAAATGTGGCGGAAGTCCCTACTATACAGTCAACTGTTGTAACgatgccagaacacaaattgtaaggTTAGAGAAGAAGGCATACATAAACTGTATATGAGATAACAGcttatttgacattttatattacttagtaattattttcactttaacgtaaaaagcttataaaaactaacatgtatgttattttcaACTACACATATGCCAATAAGACTGTATCACGCTACCACCATTCCACTGCATCTAACGTTAACTAAGAAATAAGTTATGCTTTTCTTTAAACACTCGCACAAAATATGCAGGTTTTGCAAAAtagaaagtttacatacatttagtaaGGTGCGTATATTATACCAACCTTGTTTCCGGGTTGTAGATTTTAATTTCTTCAAGTCTGCTTCATTAACAGTGTTATCTTCACCTTTGCCCTTGACAGAAAgttgatttaaaaaatgtaaagaatCAAGCAAAATgacaatgttttcaaaaattgttcaaatttgtaTCTCTATCAAGATAATCTCATAAGATTGATATGACAGCAATCCCTCGACACTTGATTGCCAGTGTGGTATACTTGGTGAAGTTGGTGCAGTGCTCTCTTtggccatactttcatgagcatatAGCAAGTGAAATAGAGAAGATTAAGTAGAGCACAGAAAACACTACATTTACAACCTGGGGACAATATCCAAAGTATCCACTATGGCATTTAGGCATTATAGGATTTTGCAATCattaaatatgtttacccaaaatactaaatattatacaaaatacaattgtgTGGTCATGtgattgtatgtacatataatgatgatatcctcatttgcatatatgcaataaattaaatgtttttAGCATTACACTGCAATTAATGTAAATACCAATAACATGTGTGACCAATCATGCACGTTATCACTGGTACATACTTTTACATTAAATAAAGTCATGGACTCTTATCAACCACCCTTTgcaaaatgttttgattcatacaacacaacacagctaGTATGAAACTTTTGGCCaagattttatattttggtaCTTTCACATTAATTGACCTCTCCAGATTTCCACTAAAATGAAGCTTTTAACTTCAagtcaaaatataaattataatcttAAAAAATGACACCGGAACAATCCACATACCTGTTGTCTACATGTACTATCTTTTCCTGATTGCCCACTTTGTGTTGCTCCATTTTGTGTTCTCAAGTCGTCCTGTGTACCTTCAGTGATTCCTGGATTCACATGAGCAACTTCAAAACCATCTTGTATTTCTTTCACAATTGTCACATCATGTTGGATACTGTCGACGTCTCCAAATATCTTCTTTggaactgtgtctctgtcttcGATATTTTCATCGGCTCCCTCATTTTGTTTCGTAACTTTGAAATCATCTTGGTCGAAATGGTACTTTGTGTTGGTGTCCTTTCCATCAAAATTATAGGGTGTTGATTTTTGTTCCATTTTGGGATCAACATCGATACCGATTTGGTTCAACTTAACATCTTTCCAGTCATCTCTTGTCATACCTACAGCTTGATCAACATCATAAGACTTCTGCTCTTCTGGGTCtgaaacattttgtatattcattGCATTATAGTCACCAATTTGAATGTATTCACCAGTGATTCTTTGAGTTGTATCTCCTATGTGTACTTTACTATCCGTAATGTAAAAATGTTGAATGACAGGTACGGGATCTGTTTTCATACAAGTAAACATTGGGGCAATCTGATCATTGGTATGGTGGTCTCCTGTTTGCTGAGAACCTGTGGGCACTTTAGTATTATCAAATGCAATTTTGCCACCGCTGATTTTTAGTTGTGGCACCTCAGGAATAGTTTCTTCAGACTGGTGGTGTTTGCTTTGTGAGTGAACTGGCATATCTGATTGGTTTCCCAGTGAATCTTGCTTTGTATCTTTCCTCACATTTTCAGACAAACAGTCATCTGTTGGAGTTTTCTCACTGATCTGTGCTTGCTCTTTCTCACTGCTGTATACTTGAGACTCCAATGGTTGAAACTGTCTTTCTCCACAAGTGCCATCGTAACTTTTACTGCCATCAATGACATCACGATTTTCTAGGTCTTCTATTTTCTTACTTACTTCTGCATCTGTTGAAGACTCTAAAGTGTTAAATAACTTCGAAcggtcttctttttttctttctttgtttaaGCTCTCTTTGTCATTTTCTTTGTGTGTACTGCCCTCAATCTTTTCAGATTCACACAagtttttgtgtattttctttccttcatCTTTCATTGCCTCCTTTCCATCAGTATCTGGTCTATGTGCAATCATTTCCACATTAGCCAATCTGTTCTCCAGGATACCTTTGTCTATCTTTCTATCTTCTCTCTTCTGAATGTCCTTTGACTTCATCTCCATACTCTCTGGAACAGTTTTATGAATCCCAGTTTCTTCCACCCTCTCATCTACCAATACTTGTTTCGCTTGTCCTTCATACTCATTCACTGTTTGTACTTCTACTTCTCTTGTCTTTTTGGTTTCATCTTCTCCCAACATACCATGACATTGTTCCTTGCTCATATGATGACTAAAACTCACACCATTCTGTCTTACACTGTGATTAGTAGTCTGCTGTTGTAGTCCTGTCATTAATTGCCTCTTTGATTTAATACAGCAAGGTTCAGAGTTTACCTTTCCCAACTCATCCAGACTGTTGTTTCTACATTCCCTACTGTCTTCACGCTgctttgtttcatttatttcttccttGATCTTTCCCTCCATATTTTCCCTTGGCATTGGAATCTCTTGTTCATGCTCCATACCTTCCATTGCTCTACAGCTCTGATCCCCTTTCACACAGTTTTCTTGTTTTCCCCCTCCTGTTTCACTTTCTTGTACTCTTCTCTCATCCTTGTGCAGATTTCCAGAACACTTTGTTGTCCTCAAGCCTTTTTCCTCATCAGATATTATTTCTTCACTCCTTTGACTACTGTTGCGCGATACAGAACTTGATCTTTGCTTCTCATCACCTATACAGGATCGTTCAACCCCTCTCACATAACGTTCTGCAAATTCTCTTCTCATGGGTTCATCTGTAGGTTTTTCTAAATATTCTCTTTCATGACTAGGTTCAATGCCTGTAAAATGCACTCTTTTTTTTGCTCCAGAATCTTGTAAGTTCTCATCCAAATTTTGCAACATCTgctctttttgaaataaagatttCTCTAACTTTTCAACCTGACTCATCATTGTATGGCCACTATTTCCAGTCATCTCTGTTATCTTTT from Glandiceps talaboti chromosome 12, keGlaTala1.1, whole genome shotgun sequence encodes the following:
- the LOC144443546 gene encoding uncharacterized protein LOC144443546 — translated: MATSSGHPALLESPKTDALPEYPAYPISSSQQSQESKEDEEERKTRSNEPSTVSLKDDVAVNDRKSDKQERKTRKTPSTLPLGHNFHRAHGNSVQEQNAEASTKQVINSPEHTASSWLPRAGMTDYPRPSCEFYDVLILSCDVDKNKVLNLKNKFETWKLKVYLFDEFPTGKPIFKNLQDALDQCSFLVVIVTKGFLEDRWCEKRIQTAIIKSLEDPDKEDFVLPIVCGLESHQVPIELKSVSCLKCVGTDELDVSSLRRVLTSNKRLKREDKFKKERDMENIMLDQKMMDEEIQRLQKELERKKIFERKRKEMKEMQVRLEAVNQNKLVTEESQNPRRRNDTKKTQKKEQRQMSEKGKRAEISDVDGYHGNPGIHYHPTENDKKLKSRRKGQSTVKDKQTASNMPKQSIEKQKENLTDIEKTVLQPQQTIITVLEPSVNSDKKQSTNSDTEHSSDRKQNTLTLPDLIPSTQKIQKKADDVEKKEEKEIPGKDPKSPNMHNSAVVNILHSVDLHNNSGIPQELKALLEERGTHEEEQMTTASNDGMDINSVSKEQTCEISHHEERKSDNSDHGKLQKGKGEREEIKEEETRKDERLSEEKEAYGIMRQTQSEKGEKTEADTPSLNVQRDETENTKRQTQSEIMKDVQMLKQHIKDLKESQQKITEMTGNSGHTMMSQVEKLEKSLFQKEQMLQNLDENLQDSGAKKRVHFTGIEPSHEREYLEKPTDEPMRREFAERYVRGVERSCIGDEKQRSSSVSRNSSQRSEEIISDEEKGLRTTKCSGNLHKDERRVQESETGGGKQENCVKGDQSCRAMEGMEHEQEIPMPRENMEGKIKEEINETKQREDSRECRNNSLDELGKVNSEPCCIKSKRQLMTGLQQQTTNHSVRQNGVSFSHHMSKEQCHGMLGEDETKKTREVEVQTVNEYEGQAKQVLVDERVEETGIHKTVPESMEMKSKDIQKREDRKIDKGILENRLANVEMIAHRPDTDGKEAMKDEGKKIHKNLCESEKIEGSTHKENDKESLNKERKKEDRSKLFNTLESSTDAEVSKKIEDLENRDVIDGSKSYDGTCGERQFQPLESQVYSSEKEQAQISEKTPTDDCLSENVRKDTKQDSLGNQSDMPVHSQSKHHQSEETIPEVPQLKISGGKIAFDNTKVPTGSQQTGDHHTNDQIAPMFTCMKTDPVPVIQHFYITDSKVHIGDTTQRITGEYIQIGDYNAMNIQNVSDPEEQKSYDVDQAVGMTRDDWKDVKLNQIGIDVDPKMEQKSTPYNFDGKDTNTKYHFDQDDFKVTKQNEGADENIEDRDTVPKKIFGDVDSIQHDVTIVKEIQDGFEVAHVNPGITEGTQDDLRTQNGATQSGQSGKDSTCRQQGKGEDNTVNEADLKKLKSTTRKQGKRKKQKDCILQ